The proteins below are encoded in one region of Hordeum vulgare subsp. vulgare chromosome 3H, MorexV3_pseudomolecules_assembly, whole genome shotgun sequence:
- the LOC123445717 gene encoding very-long-chain (3R)-3-hydroxyacyl-CoA dehydratase PASTICCINO 2A-like: protein MAAVKRAYLAAYNWAVFFGWAQVLYFAVEALLRSGHEGVYAAVERPLQLAQTAAVLEILHGLVGLVRSPVSATLPQIGSRLFVTWGILWSFPETRTHILVSSLVISWSITEIIRYSFFGTKELFGSAPSSLLWLRYSSFLVMYPTGISSEVGLIYIALQFIKASEKYCVRMPNKWNYSFDYFYASILVLLVYVPGSPHMYTYMLGQRKKALAKSKTA from the exons ATGGCGGCAGTGAAGCGCGCCTACCTCGCCGCCTACAACTGGGCCGTCTTCTTCGGATG GGCACAGGTGCTCTACTTCGCGGTGGAGGCGCTGCTCCGGTCGGGGCACGAGGGCGTGTACGCCGCCGTCGAGAGGCCGCTCCAGCTCGCGCAGACCGCCGCCGTCCTCGAG ATCCTCCACGGGCTCGTCGGGCTGGTGAGGTCGCCGGTGTCGGCCACGCTGCCGCAGATCGGGTCGCGCCTCTTCGTCACCTGGGGCATCCTCTGGAGCTTCCCCGAG ACCAGGACACACATCTTGGTGAGCTCATTGGTCATCAGCTGGTCCATCACCGAG ATTATTAGGTACTCTTTTTTCGGCACAAAAGAGCTGTTCGGATCTGCGCCATCGTCGCTTCTATGGCTTAG GTATAGCTCGTTCCTAGTCATGTACCCAACCGGCATCAGCAGCGAGGTTGGCTTGATATATATCGCATTGCAGTTCATCAAG GCATCGGAGAAGTACTGTGTTAGAATGCCCAACAAATGGAACTATTCATTTGATTACTTCTACGCATCAATCCTGGTACTCCTAGTCTACGTTCCAG GAAGCCCGCATATGTACACGTACATGCTTGGGCAGCGCAAGAAGGCGCTGGCAAAGTCAAAGACCGCGTAA